Sequence from the Fodinibius salicampi genome:
CTGCATAAATCCTCCGGCCTGGTAAATCAAATCTTCCAGAGTCATACCATAGGCAAATTCATATTGGTCAGGTTTTTGTACCGGACCATTAATAGTAACAGTATAATCTTCTCGAAGATCAAAGATGGAGGATATGCGAACACGGTCATCTTTTTGAAGATCAATATTATTTTGTTCTGGATTCCTAATGAGCTCGCGAACATTAAACGAGATGGTTTCTATCGTGTAATCGTCACGGGTACGATAGATAATACCCCGGTTCATAAAGGCATCTCCCATAAGTCCGTCGGCTCGTTGAATAAGGGAGTAAAGCGAGGTAGTATCTTCTAAGGCATATTCTCCCGGACGAAATACCGCTCCTTCAATTTGGACCATATTTTCAAACCGATCCAGTATTTTTCCAACCGATACCGAATCACCATTTTCCAGAATATAATTATCAAAAAATCCTTTCCGCACGTCGGTAATACGCTTCTGTTTTGGAGTGTTTCCAATGACTTTTATACGTTCGGTATAAGCTTTATTGGTAAAATCACCGGCATAAAGAATAAGATCCTGGAGCGTTTCTTTCCCCATTAGTTCATAGATACCGGGACGTTTAACTTCTCCTTCAATTTCAATGCGATTGTTATATGGCTTGACTTGGATAATATCCTGCGAGCGGAGTCGAATATTACTGGACTGGTCGCCATAAACAAGCAAATCATAAAGATCAAATGTAGCCACGGTTTCACTACCTCGGATAACATTAATTTCCCGAAAACTACCTGAAGTTGTTGGCCCGCCAGCCGCATATAATGCATTAAACACGGTTGAAAGGGAGGAAAGGGTATAGGAGCCCGGCACGGAAACTTCACCTAGTACTGTTACGTTGATGCTACGCACCTGCCCCAGGGATAGCTGCATATAGGTATCCTTGTTTTGTTCATTCTGGGGATCCAAGCCCGAGTAAATTTGACCCAACCGCGCTCTCAGACGTTCTTCTGCCTCCTTAATACTTAGTCCATTTACATTCACGGGCCCAAGGTCCTGAATTTGTATAAATCCCTCCGGTGAAACAGGCAGGTTATAATTCATTTGGGCTGCTCCCCAAATATTGATAACCAGTTCATCGCCCGGACCTATTTGATAATCCTGGGGCGTAGGGATATTCATGGCCGGCTCAAAAGTAACCCTTTCATTGGTAAATATCTTATAACCGAATATTTTGTCCTTCATTTGACGTTCCGCTCTTTTGAGCGAATCGGCTATCATATAAAGGGAATCAAACTTTGTGGAATCGGGAGCAGGCCCTTCAATGGGAACCTGATTCCTTAATTGTCCGGGAAATCCTTGCTCTTGACCTTGCCCAGCGGTACCAGCGCGAACCTGCTGAAGTCGTTGGCGAAGCTGGCTTGCCTGGGATTGGGGGAGGCCCTGTGCAACTGCTAACTGTACTGTTTCATCAATAGATAAACCCCTGGATTGTGCTCCACTGTAAATGCGCTGGATTTGCTGGTCGGAAAGTTCACTTACGCGTACACTTTTAAAATCTATATCGGAAAGGCTTTGAGCACTTGCTGAAACAGCAATGCATAGAAAGAGAATAGTTAACAGGCTCTTCGTCAGTCGCATTGATTTTTATAATCTTATTGGTATTGGATTTTACTAAGCACTCAAATTAATGAATTTCAAGGTAAACTTACATTATGAATTTACGCTGGACAGAGGTTTTTAGGCTTGAGGGCGAACTTAACTATAAAGTAGATAACAAGGAAGGAAAAGAAATAGTAAAGAAAAAAAATAAGGCGGCATCCGGTATTCCAGGTATGCCGCCTTTAGGGATTATGATAAGGGATATCGGTTAAAAAATAATTTCAAATATTTTTTTTGCCATGGATATTGCCCTTTCTTCGTTTATAAAGGTATCCTAATACTTATCTAGTTGTTAATTGATTATGTCTACTAAGGCTGATAGAAAGCTTCTATTAGACGGTTATCGAAAGAAATGCTAAAGCGCGGAAAGTATATATGTAAAAAAGTAATAAGTCAATACCTTATTTTGTGTATTTTTAACATTATAAGATATATAAAAATAGCCTTAGGAAGACGCTGGAAGGACTATTGAGAAGAAGGCTCCTTATAGAAAAGCTGTTATTTAATTTTATTTGATAAGAGGAATGCGGTAAAATGGCGAACAAGGCCAAACTTCATAAAAGGGATCTTCACGTAAAACACATAAAAATGCCACAACAGTTATTGAAGAAATAACCCTTGTTGTGCGAACTACATGCTTGGAACAGGTGTTAAGAAATAATGATTTGCTATAACTATCAGGAAAAGTCAACCGGTGGGGCTGTAGGCTTCCGGCCGTTTGGTTTTCAGTTCGCAACCATGGAAAGTATAATTCTTCAGATGCCACATAAAGCGCTGAAATTTAGAATCCGGAAGGGTAAATGAAACAATAGAATGAGCAGCGCGCCGGAGTGTTTTATCAGCATCAGTGTATTCATTAATATCTACTACAACCAACCCATTAAAAGCTTTTACCTTTTTCAGAAAATAGCGTTCCTGTGGAGTTGCATACTTTACGCGGGAAGATGAGTTGCCAGTATATGAACCACAGAATTTGCCACCATTTTTGAAATAGAGAATGGTGTCTGACTGCTGAAGGTCCTTGAAAAGGTTATCCAGCCTCTGAAATGTTTCGGATTCTATTTTAGTTACCAATTCAGCGGTGTCAATAACCTTTACCTCACGCTCCAGTGTATCGGCCAATTCTTCTAATGCTTTCTTTTTATTCGGCTCATATAGTCCCAAAAAAAGGCAGAGATGATGTTGGTTCTCGTTTGCTGTTCGCGATAATTCATCTTTTAGATCCTCAAAAGAAGAGTCCCCGTACGCGATATCCTGGAACGTATTATCAACGGATTGGATGTCCATAAAAATATATTGAATACTACTTACTGTTCAGTTTAAAAAAACTATGCTTATGATAATTAGTATTCGGGGTCTTTGCAAAACCCCAGAAATTCAAACTTGTCATTGCGAATAAGCGAAGCCTGCCTATGCTGAAGCTTTTTTAACAAGGGTAATTATATACAATGCAAGGCTCCGCGCAGGCAAGCAATCTTCCGGCAAAAGCCTCTAAAAAGAGGTCGATGCACTCCGTTCGCGATTACAATAAGGTTTTGCAAAGACCCCTATTCTTCAAAATAGCTAATGATCAGCCACAGGAGTCGTTTTACCTGCGGGTACCACTAATTCCGCTGTACGTAGTCGTATTGCCTGAAGGGGTGGTAACACTAATTTTAAGTGTCAGGCTGGCAGCTTCATCCGATTCATCATCCGTATCCCGGATAGAGAAGCTAAAGTTTGTAGCACCCGCCCCCGGAGTTATATGATCGCCAAGGGTAAAGTTTGTATCTCCGGTTAGCTCGATACCGGCCCCGGCCTCAATAGAGATTTGAGTACCCTTTGCCATGGGATTACCATTAACATCCTGTACCGTGTAATTAAACGAAGCTCCACCATCCGGATCCAGATCAAAACTTGTGGGACTTGCTGAAATATATGCTGTCCTGGATGAGAAGACTATCGGTATCTCTTGAGTTATATCTTCTCCGTTTTCTCCCTTTGTTGAAGCCGTAATCGTAGCCATGCCATTAGTTGGCCGGGGGTTGCCCGAAATAAGATCCACTTCCACAATACCGTCTTCGTCGGTTTGGCCTGATCCCTGGATAACACCCCCGGTGGTTTCAAAATAAACAACCGTACCGGGCTTAACGGGATTGCTGAACTTATCCCCAACCACTGTTGAAATAACATTGCGGTTATTATTAATGTCCCAGCCCTCGAAATTAAAATTTTCAGCGGCAATGCTAAAGTGATCCTGGTCAGGGAAGCCTCCGTGTATAGCCACTACAATGGGACTTGATTTTATTTCTATTCCGTCATCGCGGTTAACCAGTGCCTGTACTTTGATCTCACCGGCCGTATTTCCACTGAAAAGGGTAGTGGTTACATTACCTGAACTGTTCGTGGTAGCGGTAGCCGGAACCAAGTCTTCGCCACCGCCCGGACCGTTAATGATGCTAAACGAAACCTCCACGGCATTGTTTGACGACAAGGCCCGGCCCAGAGAATCCTGCACTTGGAAAGTCATAGAGGTACTTACCTGGTCCCCGGTTTCATTAATATTAATAGCACCCTCAGGCTGATCGGTCAGCACAATGGCAGCGGCACCTACCGTTTCTCCATTTTGGTCACCACCCCCGTTATCACCATCACCATTACCGTCATCTCCTTCTGCAGTAAGTTCTATTACCAAATCATTTATTTCGTCATTAGAAGAGACCTCAACATTGCGTGTAGCACTCTGATAGCCTTCTTTTGTTACTTCCAGAGTAAGAGCAACAGAACCATCATCTGGTTCCACATCAAAAGAAAAACGCCCGGATGAGTTCGTTATGGTGGATTGCTGAAAATTCTCCGGCTGAATAATTTCAACGGTAGCCCCTTCCACCGCATTTTCGGAACTGGCTTCGATGACCTCTCCGCCTACAACAGCAGGTTTGGATTTAAAATAATCGCAAGATTGTATAAAAAACAGTGAGACAAGGGTAAGTAAAACCAGTTGTATTTTTCGCATTGATCCCGATCGTTTACAGATGAATTATATTTGATCCCAATACACCAAATGGAATAATAACCGAATAAGATTAAGGTTAATCGGCATTATTGTCAAATGGTTTTAGTTGGCGGAGGGCAGTTACCAGTTTGCAGATGGCAGATAGCGGGAAGGGTTCGAGTCCATGCAATCTGCTATCTGATATTCGTAATCCCCTTAACTGCTTGCCAGAACCCTTCATTTATTCTCTATTTGAATTATAAATCAATTTGAAAGCTGTGAATATTTCACTTTATTTATCTTTGGCTCAAAACAATAACCAATTCAAGAGCAAAAAGATATGACCCTTGCCGGTTGGGCGGTGGTTGCCGTCATCTTATTATGTTTATTTCTGCTGATTAAGACGCGCATCTCGGCCGATGTGGTATTTATGTCGGGCCTTGCGATACTAATTGTCAGCCAGGTTATTCCTGCCTCAGAAGCCCTGGTCGGCTTTTCTAATGAGGGCATGCTTACGGTGGCGTCATTATATGTGGTAGCGGCAGGGATGAAGGAAACCGGGGCCATTGAATATATCGTTGCGAAAATTATTGGCCGATCGAAGAGTATCCGGCGGGCACAGCTTCGCATTATGGCTCCAGTGATGATTGTGAGTGCTTTCTTAAATAATACACCGGTTGTAGCCTCTTTTATACCCGCTCTCGAAGATTGGGCTCGAAAAAATCGTATACCCGCCTCGAAAATCCTTATCCCTCTCAGTTATGCGGCCATTTTGGGAGGGACCTGTACACTTATAGGTACGAGTACCAATCTTATTGTAAACGGACTTTTGATTGAAGAAACCTCTTATGGGTCACTGGGAATTTTTGAACCGGCCTATATTGGGATTCCCTGCGCTATTGCGGGTTTTATTTACATGTTCATATTCGGAAGGAAGCTTCTGCCTATCCGGGGTTCAGGTTTCGACAGTTTTAAAGATCCAAGGGAATATACCATTGAGATGCTGGTGGATAGTGGAAGCTCCCTCGTGGGCCAAACGATAGAAGAAGCAGGGCTCCGTAATCTTCCGGGGCTTTTCTTGGTGGAAATTTACCGGGATGATCAGATTCTGGCGGCCGTTGACCCGGAAATACGCCTGCAGGGGAATGATCGTCTTATTTTTGCCGGGGTCGTAGATTCTATTGTTGATTTGCAGCAGATCAAGGGGCTAAGCCCTGCTACCGACCAGCTCTTTAAACTGGATTCCAACCGCCGGGAACGTCTTCTGATGGAAGCAGTGGTATCACCTACGCATCCAGTGAACGGACAAACCATAAAAGATGGGCGATTTCGCAATCTCTATGATGCGGTGGTATTGGCTGTGGCACGAAACGGGGAGCGGGTAAAGGAAAAAGTGGGGGATATCCGTCTTAAAACAGGAGATACCCTGCTGCTGGAAGCACATCCTAACTTTTTGGAGCAGTATCGTAATTCCAGCGATTATTACCTGGTGAGCGGCATCAGTGGATATAGTCGGCCAAACTATGAAAAATCCGGAGTTGCATGGTCTATTCTCGGGGTGATGATTGGCAGCGTTGCAGTGGGACTGTTAACGATGTTCCAGGCCTCTTTTATGGCGGCGGGACTGATGATTCTGTTTAACTGTTGCGGTTCGGCAGATGCTAAAAGTTATATTGACTGGTCAGTATTGCTTGTTATTGCCGCAACGCTGGGCATCGGTAATGCCATGCAGTATACCGGTGCCGCTGAGGTTTTGGCAACAGGATTTTTAAGCCATGTGGAGTCCAATCCACATTTAGCACTTATTGGAGTCTATATTTCTACCTGGATATTGACGGAAATGATTACCAACAACGCAGCCGCCGTTCTTATTTTCCCTATTGCTATTTCTATAGCAGCCTCTTTCGGGGTAAACTATATTCCGTTTGTGATGACTATCATGATGGCGGCCTCGGCCAGTTTTTCGACGCCTATCGGTTATCAGACAAACTTAATGGTCTATGGTCCGGGGGGATACAAATTTACGGATTTTACTAAAATTGGCCTGCCTCTTAATTTAATTGTAGCGACTATCACTATTATTTTAGTGCCGATTATCTGGCCGTTTTAATGGTTTCTGCTATAAAAAATAAAGAGTAAGTAAGGATACTGAGTGATCAGTATGAAGTCTTAAGTTGAAAGTGTTAAGTTTTAATTAAACGTTGAAGGTTTAATGTTTATGAGGGGTACTGATTCGTTTAGGCTGGATGCCAGGTGGAACTGAATAGGTGCCATATATTAAAGCCTATCCCTAAAAAATATCCATCATCATTCTGGACCCCGATCCGGGATCTTGTAAAGCTTCAAACGTTTATAACATTTGTAATTAGATAAACGGGATGGTTTAATGCGAGATCCAAAACTAAATTATGGCTTTTAAAGTGCTTTTAGGGTTTTAGAATAAATGAGTATGTTAAGGAATCGGTGACAAATCAATACAACATTCTTTTAAATTTCAGGGCTTTATCAATGACTCAGGGATATAGCAAGCATCTAGTACAGTTTTTCAAAAAGAATTCAGCGGGATGGTTATTACTTATCACGGGACTGGTTTCTCTGGTTTTTCTGATCGTTGGATATCTGACATTTACCATAACCGAAACCGAATTGAATGGCTACGTTTTCTCTGCCTTATTTGCTGGAATGGCACTATTCGTTTCAGCTATTTTTTTAGCTTTGGAGTATAAAGTTGAAACCCGCATTCGCGATGCCGAGATCGAACTGAAAGCGACAGTAGGTCTTGCCAATTATACTAATATAAATCTGCCGCTCAACTGGGGTGATTACGCCATCACCGCGCACTTTTTAGATCGGTTGGTAAAGGAGATCCATCGAAATAAACCAGCATTGATTTTAGAATGTGGTTCTGGGACCTCCACAATGGTAGCGGCTTCCTGCTTGAAAGAGATGGGGCAGGGGAAAGTGGTCTCCCTGGATCATCTGGATCAATATGCCCGGAAGACCCGGGACTTTCTCCGTTTGGAAGGATTGGAAAAACATGCAGAGGTCGTAACAGCCCCGCTCACTGAGTATGAACTGGATTCCGGGATGTTTCAATGGTATGGAAATGGCTATGAAGGTCATATAGACAGGAGTATAGATATGCTGGTAGTTGACGGTCCGCCGGGGCGCCTGCAGTCGTTATCCCGCTATCCAACGGTGCCGCTGTTGCGTAATTCGTTAGCGGATGAGGTAGTCATTATGCTTGATGACGGGAATCGTAGCGACGAGAAAAAAATTGCAAAGAAGTGGGCCGACGAGCTGGATGCCACTCTGGAATATGACGACGGATATAAGGGATACTGGGTGGTCAGGAAGAATTCTTGAGTTTTAAGTTAAATGTTGAAGGTCAAAAGTTGAAAGTTGTAGGTTTAAGGTTGTTGTGGTTTCGGATAGCGGATAGGTCATATCGGAGTTCCAACCCCAACCTAAAAATATCCATTGCCATTTGGGGGAAGTGCAGTGAAACCGGAGGAACTTGATTTTTTGAGCACCTTTTGCATCAAGGTAAAAGGTGCAAGTAAACGCTATTCAAAGATAAAACCCTACGCTAAGCGCCACTGGTTAATTCAAATTCTCGGCGAATCGTCGTTGAAAAAATGGAACAAGGGAAAAAGTATAAGAATATCACCTTACTAAAAGGAAAAACTTAACAATATTAATAGTGTCCCTTTTGGCTTGATCCAAAAGAGACGAAAAGATCAAGGACCATTTAACTCCTCAGGGTGGACAACATTCGGAAACGTTGACTTTAGCTTTAGACCACCCCTCGTCAAACAGAAATGGTCCGTGGTGGTTTTGTCACTTTCAATATAACCGTAGAGTTATTGCGACCTTGAAAGATCAAGAACATATTTCCTCCGGCCTTGGGTTGTGAGCCGATCAGAGTAAGGACGTGAGAACCGGCCGTAAATAAGCTTGTTTGAGTGACCAACGGGAGCGAGTTTTGCTTTTTTACAGGTTCGAACGGACGCGCTCAGGCGAAGAACCTACAGCCGGCGACGTTTTTGGGTTCCGTTTTTGCGTCGTACCAAAAATGGAACAACTCTATTATTTACAAAAAAATAAAATGAATCAAATCATCCCCCATAGCCCCCTTTGGTTCTTAAGCAGCGGCTTTTTAGCGGTCCAGCCACAAGGGGGACTTTAATTCTTGACCTTTAAAAGTCTGGGCTTCTCCACCATCCGGCGAATCGCAATAACTGGCGTTGATTTGGCTTTATCAATCTACCTGCCTCGTGGAATCTCCCGTTGCACTGGGAGGCCACTTTAGTGGCATTCCATAGGCCCTGCCCGCTTTACGGCCGGTTGTCGGTCACGGCTCCAAGGCGGAACTCCCAAAGACCTATCCTGAAAACCAAAGGTCCATCACAAGTATGATATGCCAAGAGATAATCGTGAAGTCCACAATTACTTGGCCTTCCGGTTACCAGGACCGCAACAATAAGCCATTGGCTTTGGTAAACCCACTTTCAGCAGGGAACAGGGAAAAAGAAACATAATGAATGGTTAAAATTTCTTTTTTATCATTTTTTTAATGATTAACTTGCTTTTTTACATACAAGGTTAAATATTACCTATGGATTAAAGAAATCTAATTTGTAGGACGTGATGGAAACGGTTAACGTTTAATCAGATTATCATTTACAAATAAAACATCGAAACAGACGGTCTTGAGTACGGCAGGTAGCTTACCAGTGGCCGGCTTTTTTATAAATAAAATAAACAAGGCTTTTTTCGGTCTAACTTAACAACAAATCAAATACAATAGGTAAACTACTATGGGACAACAACAACTCTTACTCGTAATTTTGGTAACCATTATCGTGGGCGTAGCTACGGTCGTGGCAATTAACACCTTTTCATCGGCAGCGGACAATGCTAACTTAGATGCTGTGAGAAATGATATGGCTACTATAGCTTCTTCCGCTCAAGGATATTATATGAAACCTGATATGATGGGTGGTGGTGGAAATTCTTTTACAGGAATGACTTTTGATGATCTCGCGTTTGCTACAGATGGAAGTGAATCATCAGGGGCCACTGAAGTAACGAATGGAAACGGTACATATACACTCTCTATTAATGCAGATAATTTTACTATAACTGCTGTTCCTGCACAAGCTGATGGAAATATTGTAGCTTATGTTGAAAAGGATTGTATGGATATGAGTGATTATGATCCGAATGGATCAGCTTCCTCTCCTGGCTCTTGCTCAAGTTCTTCTTAGTATAATTTTTTATCAATATTTGAGGCTTCACTTTAATTAGTGAGGCCTTTTTTATTTATATATCTTCCGGCTCATTCAAAGTATGAAATATTTATTTGGTGAAGGGGTTTTGCTTGTTATTGTCGGGATTTTAATCTGTCTTCCAACATTACAATATGAACCTTATGGTATTGACCATTTATATAATACGAAGCGGTTATTTGAAATTGGGTTGCTAGGATTAATAGGAAGTGTTCTATTATTTTCAACAAATAGTAGAATCCAAACAGCTTCATTTATACAATTCTATTCGATCAAATTCAGGCTATTTTTAATGGCCATTTTTCTTATTGGTGCCGTTTCCTGTTTTTTTAGCCTTCATAAAGAATGGGCCTTACTAGATTATAGCCATTACTTATTGCTAAGCACCACTATTTTTTTTGTGGCTTCTATTACATATAAAGATATCAATAAAGCTGTTTTATATCTTAAGGTGGCTGTAATAGGCTTTGTTTTTTTTTATTCATGTCGAGTTTTAATCTTTTATTTTTTATCCCAAGTAGGTAGTATACCGCTATGGCCTGGTAGTGTAAATGGTAAAGCACTATATAGTTTTTCATATATTCGCTTTTTTAATCAGACTCAAACTTGGACAATTCCCATATTAATTAGTTTAAGTTGGTATGGTTGGAATAGTATAAAGAAAGATTGGCTGCGTTGGGGCTCGGTTATACTCACTATTTGGTGGGGGGCTCTAGTTTTTGCCAGTGGTGCAAGAGGCACCATACTAAGTATAGTAGTAAGTTTCTTTATAATGTTCGGATTGTTTGTAAAAAATAAATCTTCATTCCTTCGGCATAATTCTCTGATTGTAGCTTTTACCCTAATTTGCTATTACATTTTTTTTAAAATACTTGGAAGTAGTACTAGCTTGTCAGTGTTACGTACAGATAGTTCAGGTCGAATAGACCATTGGATAGATTTAATTCATGGTATGCTAGAGAAGCCATTATTGGGATATGGGCCTATGCATTATGCTTCTGTTGAATTAAACAAGTCCTGGGGACATCCACATAATTGGTTTTTACAGTTTGGGTATGAATGGGGCATCATAGTAGCTCTTATTTTACTAGGTATTTTTATTTTTGGCCTATACAAATTTGGAAGTCAATTAAAAGTTAATTTAAAAACAGAAAATTATACTCAAGAAAGGTATTGGATTAAATTTGGTTTACTTTGGTCAATGATTGCTGCATTTATTCATGGCTTTTTGAGTGGAATTATTGTAATGCCTTTAAGCCAAGTATGGTTAATACTTATTGTGGGGGTATCAATGGGTTTATATATAGAGGAACGAGAAACAGGGAAAACTTTACTCAAAAGTAAAGGAGATAGAGTAACTGCAAATATAGTAGCGAGTTTAGTTATAATATCATTTATAGGATTTTTAAGTTGGTCTATGAAGCATCCGATAGATAGAGGTAAGGCTGATTCTTTATTTTATAAAAAGTCGGAATCAAGTAAATCATACCCTCGGTTTTGGCAGCAGGGCAAGATTGGATGGGAGAAGGACGAACCCGGCAAGAGAGAGGTAGAAATAGACAATTAGGAATTAAGAATTGGTAATCGTTCGCTGGAGTCAAGGTTTGCAGTCAAATTAAATTGAAATATTGAAGGTTTCAGGTTAAAGATTTTCCAATGGAGAATTAAAAATTAGGAATTATTCTAACCAACCCTTGTCATTACGAGGAGGAGCCTGCGACGACGAAGTAATCTCCCTGGCTAAGACTCTGCCTGTTCGAGGAGATTGCCTGCCTATGCCGAAGCTTTTATAACAAGGGTGCCATATTCTATAAAAGGCTTTGCGCTGACAGGCCGCGTCGCCCGGAAACCCGCGGGGCTCCTCATAATGACAGGCGTTGTTCATTTTTCTAGCCTGTCTTCAACCAAAAAAGAAGATAAAGAAAATTTGAAAGTGGGCGGCTGTGGTCGGAAGTCTGTTGCCGGATTGAGTTTAAAGGTTATAAAGTTTAAAGTGTTAAGTTTTAAGTAATGGTCAATTAGTCCTTGACACATGGTGTTGAAATCAGCAGCCTTCCATCCGCCAAGGGATGGAACAATTACCAAGAGCTGTACTATAATCATAATCTGAAAC
This genomic interval carries:
- a CDS encoding class I SAM-dependent methyltransferase, with amino-acid sequence MTQGYSKHLVQFFKKNSAGWLLLITGLVSLVFLIVGYLTFTITETELNGYVFSALFAGMALFVSAIFLALEYKVETRIRDAEIELKATVGLANYTNINLPLNWGDYAITAHFLDRLVKEIHRNKPALILECGSGTSTMVAASCLKEMGQGKVVSLDHLDQYARKTRDFLRLEGLEKHAEVVTAPLTEYELDSGMFQWYGNGYEGHIDRSIDMLVVDGPPGRLQSLSRYPTVPLLRNSLADEVVIMLDDGNRSDEKKIAKKWADELDATLEYDDGYKGYWVVRKNS
- a CDS encoding O-antigen ligase family protein, coding for MKYLFGEGVLLVIVGILICLPTLQYEPYGIDHLYNTKRLFEIGLLGLIGSVLLFSTNSRIQTASFIQFYSIKFRLFLMAIFLIGAVSCFFSLHKEWALLDYSHYLLLSTTIFFVASITYKDINKAVLYLKVAVIGFVFFYSCRVLIFYFLSQVGSIPLWPGSVNGKALYSFSYIRFFNQTQTWTIPILISLSWYGWNSIKKDWLRWGSVILTIWWGALVFASGARGTILSIVVSFFIMFGLFVKNKSSFLRHNSLIVAFTLICYYIFFKILGSSTSLSVLRTDSSGRIDHWIDLIHGMLEKPLLGYGPMHYASVELNKSWGHPHNWFLQFGYEWGIIVALILLGIFIFGLYKFGSQLKVNLKTENYTQERYWIKFGLLWSMIAAFIHGFLSGIIVMPLSQVWLILIVGVSMGLYIEERETGKTLLKSKGDRVTANIVASLVIISFIGFLSWSMKHPIDRGKADSLFYKKSESSKSYPRFWQQGKIGWEKDEPGKREVEIDN
- a CDS encoding SLC13 family permease, with translation MTLAGWAVVAVILLCLFLLIKTRISADVVFMSGLAILIVSQVIPASEALVGFSNEGMLTVASLYVVAAGMKETGAIEYIVAKIIGRSKSIRRAQLRIMAPVMIVSAFLNNTPVVASFIPALEDWARKNRIPASKILIPLSYAAILGGTCTLIGTSTNLIVNGLLIEETSYGSLGIFEPAYIGIPCAIAGFIYMFIFGRKLLPIRGSGFDSFKDPREYTIEMLVDSGSSLVGQTIEEAGLRNLPGLFLVEIYRDDQILAAVDPEIRLQGNDRLIFAGVVDSIVDLQQIKGLSPATDQLFKLDSNRRERLLMEAVVSPTHPVNGQTIKDGRFRNLYDAVVLAVARNGERVKEKVGDIRLKTGDTLLLEAHPNFLEQYRNSSDYYLVSGISGYSRPNYEKSGVAWSILGVMIGSVAVGLLTMFQASFMAAGLMILFNCCGSADAKSYIDWSVLLVIAATLGIGNAMQYTGAAEVLATGFLSHVESNPHLALIGVYISTWILTEMITNNAAAVLIFPIAISIAASFGVNYIPFVMTIMMAASASFSTPIGYQTNLMVYGPGGYKFTDFTKIGLPLNLIVATITIILVPIIWPF
- a CDS encoding SLBB domain-containing protein, with the protein product MRLTKSLLTILFLCIAVSASAQSLSDIDFKSVRVSELSDQQIQRIYSGAQSRGLSIDETVQLAVAQGLPQSQASQLRQRLQQVRAGTAGQGQEQGFPGQLRNQVPIEGPAPDSTKFDSLYMIADSLKRAERQMKDKIFGYKIFTNERVTFEPAMNIPTPQDYQIGPGDELVINIWGAAQMNYNLPVSPEGFIQIQDLGPVNVNGLSIKEAEERLRARLGQIYSGLDPQNEQNKDTYMQLSLGQVRSINVTVLGEVSVPGSYTLSSLSTVFNALYAAGGPTTSGSFREINVIRGSETVATFDLYDLLVYGDQSSNIRLRSQDIIQVKPYNNRIEIEGEVKRPGIYELMGKETLQDLILYAGDFTNKAYTERIKVIGNTPKQKRITDVRKGFFDNYILENGDSVSVGKILDRFENMVQIEGAVFRPGEYALEDTTSLYSLIQRADGLMGDAFMNRGIIYRTRDDYTIETISFNVRELIRNPEQNNIDLQKDDRVRISSIFDLREDYTVTINGPVQKPDQYEFAYGMTLEDLIYQAGGFMQSAAPYRIEVARRIRDASQTAKSSSFIADVQTFEVNEDLTLNEEDASFKLQPFDQVYIRRLPNYEEQQEIHVVGEVQFPGKYAISARNERISDIIERAGGLTPDAYTDGATLFRKREFTQQESQQMTANVQGEGLTAEERAQQLEEQRQQRLQDESAQVGIELPQVLQNPGSRYDLLLEEGDSLFIPKKLETVTVEGGVFYPTTVRYEDGRSFRDYITAAGGFNDLAIKKRAYIIHANGDVDRVKKFLFFKNFPDVEPGATIVVPEESPTAGLSPQERISILSTVTSTLALIVTTIVQINR
- a CDS encoding carboxypeptidase regulatory-like domain-containing protein, with product MRKIQLVLLTLVSLFFIQSCDYFKSKPAVVGGEVIEASSENAVEGATVEIIQPENFQQSTITNSSGRFSFDVEPDDGSVALTLEVTKEGYQSATRNVEVSSNDEINDLVIELTAEGDDGNGDGDNGGGDQNGETVGAAAIVLTDQPEGAININETGDQVSTSMTFQVQDSLGRALSSNNAVEVSFSIINGPGGGEDLVPATATTNSSGNVTTTLFSGNTAGEIKVQALVNRDDGIEIKSSPIVVAIHGGFPDQDHFSIAAENFNFEGWDINNNRNVISTVVGDKFSNPVKPGTVVYFETTGGVIQGSGQTDEDGIVEVDLISGNPRPTNGMATITASTKGENGEDITQEIPIVFSSRTAYISASPTSFDLDPDGGASFNYTVQDVNGNPMAKGTQISIEAGAGIELTGDTNFTLGDHITPGAGATNFSFSIRDTDDESDEAASLTLKISVTTPSGNTTTYSGISGTRR